A genomic window from bacterium includes:
- the lon gene encoding endopeptidase La, with translation MADDDRSNDENEETGTWAESGSASDVAQLVVELPGSEIVEVPAVLPVLPVRDVVVYPGVTMPLAIGRERSLAALEEAGQDGFLLVLSQRDPMTEDPGLDDLYEVGTIVRVMRIIDARREGKQALVVGLARAVVSRTVDVRPTLRVQVQPLVESEEASPQLEAAWRRVVMLAQRIVELREDMPDEWKAFIQGIPTPGILADLVASNIALTAEQKIDILAEPDPEARLALVEEHLEKEVTIAETQRSLADEAGGETDPKRREKMLRQRMREIQKEIGETDAGAREIDELREKLDALELPEEAEILADRELRRLSSLPQHAPDRHLIRTYLDWMTDLPWNIETDDDLDLHQAREILDADHHGLGQVKDRILEFLSVRKLAPDAKAPILCFVGPPGVGKTSLGKSIARCMGRNFTRASLGGVRDEAEIRGHRRTYVGSMPGRILQSLKRAGSKNPVFLLDEIDKVGSDFRGDPSSALLEVLDPEQNHAFADHYIEASFDLSRVLFIATANTLSTIPPALLDRMEVIELSGYTENEKRVIAEEFLVPRQLEAHGLEAEQVVFEEAAIDKVVVEYTREAGVRNLERNIATLMRKCARKVSEDRDAVIRVDADFVGEALGAPPHLPETAEETSIPGVAVGLAVTAHGGDILFVEAAGNRGGKGIRLRLTGQLGDVMRESAEAALSWVRAHAEELGLGEDALAPGEIHLHVPAGATPKDGPSAGVALVTALVSLLSNRSAKSNVAMTGEISLRGRVLPVGGIKGKLLAASRAGIDTVVIPKRNAKDLEEVPEEVRDTLGIHLVDTIDEALALTLGGMPESETPTSA, from the coding sequence GTGGCCGACGACGACCGCTCCAACGACGAGAACGAAGAGACCGGCACCTGGGCCGAGAGCGGATCCGCCTCCGACGTGGCCCAGCTCGTGGTCGAGCTGCCGGGATCGGAGATCGTCGAGGTCCCCGCCGTGCTGCCGGTCCTGCCCGTGCGGGACGTCGTGGTCTACCCCGGCGTGACGATGCCGCTCGCGATCGGTCGCGAGCGCTCCCTCGCGGCCCTCGAGGAGGCCGGCCAGGACGGGTTCCTGCTCGTCCTGTCCCAGCGCGACCCAATGACCGAAGACCCCGGCCTCGACGACCTCTACGAGGTGGGGACGATCGTTCGCGTCATGCGGATCATCGACGCCCGACGCGAAGGCAAGCAGGCCCTCGTCGTCGGACTCGCTCGCGCCGTCGTGAGTCGGACCGTCGATGTACGGCCCACCCTTCGCGTCCAGGTCCAGCCCCTGGTCGAGTCCGAGGAAGCCTCGCCCCAGCTCGAAGCGGCCTGGCGGCGCGTCGTGATGCTCGCCCAGCGGATCGTCGAGCTCCGCGAGGACATGCCGGACGAGTGGAAGGCCTTCATCCAGGGGATCCCCACGCCGGGCATCCTGGCCGACCTCGTCGCCTCGAACATCGCGCTCACGGCCGAACAGAAGATCGACATCCTCGCCGAGCCCGACCCGGAGGCCCGCCTGGCCCTGGTCGAAGAACACCTCGAAAAGGAGGTGACGATCGCCGAGACCCAGCGCAGCCTCGCAGACGAGGCGGGCGGCGAGACGGACCCGAAGCGACGCGAAAAGATGCTCCGCCAGCGGATGCGCGAGATCCAGAAGGAGATCGGCGAGACCGACGCCGGCGCGAGAGAGATCGACGAGCTGCGCGAGAAGCTCGACGCCCTCGAGCTGCCCGAAGAGGCGGAGATCCTCGCGGACCGGGAGCTGCGTCGCTTGTCGTCGCTCCCTCAGCACGCGCCCGACCGTCATCTCATCCGCACCTATCTCGACTGGATGACCGATCTTCCCTGGAACATCGAGACCGACGACGATCTCGACCTCCACCAGGCCCGCGAGATCCTCGACGCCGATCACCACGGCCTCGGCCAGGTCAAGGACCGCATCCTCGAGTTCCTCTCGGTCCGCAAGCTCGCTCCGGACGCCAAGGCGCCGATCCTGTGCTTCGTGGGTCCGCCCGGGGTCGGCAAGACGAGTCTCGGCAAGTCGATCGCGCGCTGCATGGGCCGCAACTTCACCCGAGCGAGTCTCGGCGGCGTGCGCGACGAAGCCGAGATCCGCGGCCATCGCCGGACCTACGTGGGCTCGATGCCGGGTCGGATCCTGCAGAGCCTGAAGCGCGCGGGTTCGAAGAACCCGGTCTTCCTGCTCGACGAGATCGACAAGGTCGGTTCCGATTTCCGGGGCGACCCGTCGTCGGCGCTGCTCGAGGTGCTCGATCCCGAGCAGAACCACGCCTTCGCGGATCACTACATCGAAGCCTCCTTCGACCTCTCCCGGGTCCTCTTCATCGCGACGGCGAACACCCTGTCGACGATCCCTCCGGCCCTCCTCGACCGGATGGAGGTCATCGAGCTCTCGGGATACACCGAGAACGAGAAGCGCGTGATCGCCGAGGAGTTCCTCGTGCCCCGCCAGCTCGAAGCGCATGGCCTCGAAGCGGAACAGGTGGTGTTCGAGGAGGCGGCGATCGACAAGGTCGTCGTCGAGTACACCCGCGAGGCCGGCGTGCGGAACCTCGAACGGAACATCGCCACGCTCATGCGGAAGTGCGCGCGCAAGGTCTCGGAGGACCGCGACGCGGTGATCCGGGTCGACGCAGACTTCGTCGGCGAGGCCCTCGGCGCCCCGCCCCATCTGCCGGAGACCGCGGAAGAAACGTCCATCCCGGGCGTGGCGGTCGGCCTGGCCGTGACCGCCCACGGCGGCGACATCCTCTTCGTCGAGGCCGCCGGCAATCGCGGCGGCAAGGGCATCCGCCTCCGCCTCACCGGCCAGCTCGGCGACGTGATGCGCGAGTCCGCGGAGGCGGCGCTGTCCTGGGTCCGCGCTCACGCGGAGGAGCTGGGGCTGGGCGAGGACGCCCTCGCCCCCGGCGAGATCCACCTGCACGTGCCCGCCGGCGCAACCCCGAAGGACGGACCGTCGGCGGGGGTCGCCCTCGTGACGGCGCTCGTCTCGCTGCTCTCGAACCGGAGTGCGAAGAGCAACGTCGCGATGACCGGAGAGATCTCGTTGCGCGGTCGGGTCCTGCCGGTGGGCGGGATCAAGGGCAAGCTGCTCGCCGCGAGTCGCGCGGGGATCGACACGGTCGTCATTCCGAAGCGAAACGCGAAGGATCTCGAAGAGGTGCCGGAAGAAGTCCGCGACACGCTCGGCATCCATCTGGTGGACACGATCGACGAAGCCCTGGCGCTCACCCTGGGTGGAATGCCCGAGAGCGAGACACCCACCTCCGCTTGA
- a CDS encoding aldo/keto reductase: protein MISTLPFGSTGFHSTRILFGAAAVAGMKPARVERTLETLERFGVNHIDTAARYGDSELNLAGWLRSRRDAVFLATKTGDRDGPAARASLERSLERMGVDRVDCIQLHNLTDEAGWQQAMGKGGALEALIQARDEGLCRFIGVTGHGTFAPAFHLRSLEEYAFASVLVPYNYSMMAQPEYASDYEALERVCAERGVALQTIKSVARRRWRDDDESKRFSWYEPIRDIEALTRAVHWVLSREGVFLNTSSDGGILEATLEAAVSFEGNGIQPTDAMMQADASAMAIEPLFERGVSDQI, encoded by the coding sequence ATGATTTCCACCCTGCCTTTCGGATCGACCGGTTTTCACAGCACGCGGATCCTGTTCGGCGCGGCCGCCGTCGCCGGGATGAAGCCCGCCCGGGTCGAGCGGACCCTCGAGACCCTGGAGCGATTCGGCGTCAACCACATCGACACCGCGGCGCGCTACGGCGACTCGGAGCTCAACCTCGCCGGCTGGCTGCGCTCGAGGCGGGACGCGGTGTTCCTCGCGACCAAGACGGGGGACCGTGACGGTCCCGCGGCGCGGGCGAGTCTCGAGCGTTCCCTCGAGCGGATGGGCGTCGATCGGGTCGACTGCATCCAGCTGCACAACCTGACCGACGAAGCGGGGTGGCAGCAGGCGATGGGCAAGGGCGGGGCGCTCGAAGCGCTCATCCAGGCGCGGGACGAAGGGCTCTGCCGCTTCATCGGAGTGACCGGCCATGGCACCTTCGCCCCGGCGTTCCACCTCCGGAGCCTCGAGGAGTACGCGTTCGCCTCGGTGCTGGTGCCGTACAACTACTCGATGATGGCGCAGCCGGAATACGCCTCGGACTACGAAGCGCTCGAGCGCGTCTGCGCCGAGCGCGGGGTCGCGCTCCAGACGATCAAGTCCGTCGCGCGGCGGCGTTGGCGGGACGACGACGAATCGAAACGGTTCAGCTGGTACGAGCCGATCCGCGACATCGAGGCGCTCACCCGCGCCGTCCACTGGGTGCTCTCGCGCGAGGGCGTCTTCCTCAACACGTCGAGCGACGGCGGGATCCTCGAGGCCACCCTCGAGGCGGCGGTGTCCTTCGAAGGGAACGGCATCCAGCCGACGGATGCGATGATGCAGGCCGACGCGAGCGCGATGGCGATCGAGCCGCTCTTCGAGCGCGGCGTCAGCGACCAGATCTAG
- a CDS encoding enoyl-CoA hydratase-related protein: MSEADLLFEVDSDGVALITLNRPNVMNACSGELLEGLADAYRRCDEDDDIRAVVVTGAGRAFCAGADMSDAEKTFDVSGSGGFDDFSAAGCAVPAFSIRKLVVAAVNGHAIGLGMTLAMQCDLRIFAREGKYGIVQVRRGVMGDAYSHWTMVRMVGLAKAAEIMLTGKTFTGEEIERLGVANEVVPSADVLDTALAIARDTAIHAAPLSIAVSKKLLWESTELTAAQVERKETELHKVVMPHPDAIEGPVSHVQRRAPEWKGRVARDWPDWPDAD; encoded by the coding sequence ATGAGTGAAGCGGACCTTCTCTTCGAGGTGGATTCGGACGGGGTGGCGTTGATCACGCTGAACCGTCCGAACGTGATGAACGCGTGCTCGGGCGAGCTGCTCGAGGGACTGGCCGACGCCTATCGGCGCTGCGACGAGGACGACGACATCCGTGCCGTGGTCGTGACCGGCGCGGGGCGCGCGTTCTGCGCGGGCGCGGACATGAGCGATGCCGAGAAGACCTTCGACGTGTCCGGGAGCGGCGGCTTCGACGACTTCAGCGCCGCCGGCTGCGCGGTCCCGGCGTTCTCGATCCGGAAGCTGGTCGTGGCGGCGGTGAACGGGCACGCGATCGGGCTCGGGATGACCCTCGCGATGCAGTGCGACCTCCGCATCTTCGCCCGTGAAGGCAAGTACGGGATCGTGCAGGTCCGGCGCGGCGTGATGGGCGACGCCTACTCGCACTGGACGATGGTGCGCATGGTCGGCCTCGCGAAGGCGGCCGAGATCATGCTGACGGGCAAGACGTTCACGGGCGAAGAGATCGAACGTCTCGGCGTCGCGAACGAGGTCGTGCCGTCGGCCGACGTCCTCGACACGGCCCTCGCGATCGCGCGGGACACCGCGATCCATGCCGCGCCGCTCTCGATCGCGGTCTCGAAGAAGCTGCTCTGGGAATCGACGGAGCTGACCGCGGCCCAGGTCGAGCGCAAGGAGACCGAGCTGCACAAGGTCGTGATGCCCCACCCGGACGCGATCGAGGGCCCGGTCTCCCACGTCCAGCGCCGCGCACCCGAGTGGAAGGGCCGCGTCGCGCGCGACTGGCCGGACTGGCCCGACGCCGACTAG